From the Candidatus Cloacimonadota bacterium genome, one window contains:
- a CDS encoding TldD/PmbA family protein → MENKIKSIVAKLQSSDVAFADVRITFTDFESIAFANGNLRNYNISKDSPALGIRVLMNGCYGFAGSNDLSDASIDRLITRAKGNAVQGAKFQKEKVSFPALKPSVAEYFHHPEINPFEMPKEEKLEYLQNLALAIKPQAKIVHSNVMAEFEHQEKYYANTEGSYSHTSVYNTLPTMSVIAADAGQMQSRTWPGHMSAGRAGFELFHKQKFEENTERIMKEAQDLLTAPVITEERADIVIGGGHLALQLHESVGHATEADRIFGQEISYAGKTFVKPNMLGIFKYGSDILNIYSDSTDPRGLGYHPIDDEGVPGRRVDIIKKGILLDQQTSRHIAYKLGLEPSSNMKAAFADDFPLVRMTNFCIVPGKGSLADLIKSTEHGYYLDFTKTWSIDDNRNNFQFTTEIGYKIQDGEIKGIVKEPTYFGITPQFWNACDAICGEEEWAYHSTFHCGKGEPGQIMRLSHGVAPARFKNINVSVKM, encoded by the coding sequence ACTCCCCCGCCTTGGGCATAAGAGTGCTGATGAATGGATGCTATGGCTTTGCTGGCTCCAATGATCTCAGTGATGCTTCGATTGATCGCCTGATCACCCGCGCCAAAGGTAACGCTGTTCAAGGCGCAAAGTTCCAGAAAGAGAAAGTGTCCTTCCCCGCTTTGAAACCAAGCGTTGCCGAATATTTCCATCATCCGGAGATCAATCCCTTTGAGATGCCGAAGGAAGAAAAGCTGGAATACCTGCAGAACCTGGCTCTGGCCATCAAACCACAAGCCAAGATAGTGCATTCCAACGTAATGGCAGAATTCGAACATCAGGAGAAGTATTATGCAAATACTGAAGGCAGCTATAGCCATACATCAGTGTACAATACACTACCCACGATGAGCGTAATAGCCGCCGATGCCGGGCAGATGCAATCCCGTACTTGGCCGGGACACATGAGCGCCGGCAGAGCAGGATTTGAGCTCTTCCACAAGCAGAAATTCGAGGAAAACACCGAACGCATCATGAAGGAAGCCCAAGACCTGCTTACTGCTCCTGTGATCACGGAAGAAAGAGCTGATATTGTTATCGGAGGTGGTCACCTGGCATTACAATTACACGAATCCGTAGGGCATGCCACCGAAGCTGATCGCATCTTTGGTCAGGAGATATCGTATGCCGGGAAAACCTTTGTGAAACCCAATATGCTGGGTATTTTCAAGTATGGCTCGGATATCTTGAATATCTACAGCGACAGTACCGATCCTCGCGGTCTGGGTTACCATCCCATCGATGATGAGGGTGTCCCCGGCAGAAGAGTGGACATCATCAAAAAAGGTATCCTGCTTGATCAGCAAACCTCACGCCATATAGCCTACAAGCTGGGTTTGGAACCATCCTCAAATATGAAGGCCGCTTTTGCAGACGATTTTCCGCTGGTGCGCATGACAAACTTCTGCATTGTTCCCGGGAAAGGCAGTTTGGCAGATCTGATCAAAAGCACAGAACATGGATATTATCTGGATTTCACCAAAACCTGGAGCATAGACGACAATCGCAACAACTTCCAATTTACCACCGAAATCGGTTACAAGATACAGGATGGCGAGATCAAAGGAATAGTGAAAGAACCTACTTATTTCGGCATTACTCCCCAGTTTTGGAACGCCTGTGATGCCATCTGCGGTGAAGAAGAATGGGCATACCACTCCACTTTCCATTGTGGGAAAGGAGAGCCTGGACAGATTATGCGCTTGTCCCACGGAGTAGCTCCGGCTAGGTTCAAGAATATAAATGTAAGTGTAAAAATGTAG